The sequence GGCTCGGAAATCCATTACCGCAGGTGGATCCGCTGGCGCTGACCTACCCGGTGTTCGTAGTGCTGACCGTCGGTCTGTTGACCGCGCGGCTGGCGTGGCTGGCCCTGCACGCCTCCCACCGCGCCCGGCTCTGGTCACGCCCGGCGCTGCAGCTGGCGATCCGCCGGCTGGCCGGCGCCCGCGCACCGGTGACGGGCGTGCTGGTGATCGGCACCCTCGCCGTGGGCACCCTGGCCACCGGAATCGGCATCGCCCGCGGTCAGGAAGAGGCACTCGACACCAAGTCGGCGGTCTTCGTCGGCAGCAACGCCCGTCTCGACACCGACAGCCCGATCGGCATGGGCGACGTCGCCATGCCGCCGTCACTGGCGGGCACCAGCACCGTGGTCGGCGAGCTGACCGGCACCGGCAGCGTCGTGCTCGTGGTCGACCCGGCGACGTTCGCCCACGGCGCCGCCGTGGACAGCGTGCCGACCGGCGACCTCGACGGGCTGCTGCGCAAGATCTCGCAGCCGGACCCGCGCGGCACCCCGGTCATCCGCGTCGGGCACACGGCCAAGCAGACCGCCGCGCTGCCGGACGGGCTCCCCGACGCCGTCCCCGCCAGCGACCTGCCGGTGTTCCCGATGATCGGCACCTCACCCGGCTACGTCGTCTCCCGCACGGTGCTCAGCCACGCGCAGCTCGACAGCGTCCCGAAGTGGAGCGTGCTGACGAAGGCTCCGATGGCGGAGGCGACGACCGCGCTGCGCTCCGCGGGGGTGTTCATCCCGAACCGCGTCAGCCGCGAAACCGCGCTCGACGGCCTGCCGTTCTTCGTCGTGTCGTGGACGTTCTCGTTCGTCGCGCTGCTCGGCGCGGTTCTCGGCATCGTCGCGATCCTGTCCCTGCTGGTGGCGGTCGAAGTCCGCCGACGGCAGAACGCCCTCGCCGGCGCCCTCGTGCTGCGCATGGGCATGCGGCCACGCACCCTGCTCGCCAGCCACCTCATGGAACTCGGCGCGCTCAGCGGCCTCGCCATCGCCGTCGGCGTCGCATGCGGCGTCTCCGTGGCCGGCCTGTCCGTCCCGCGGTTCGACCCCGCCACCTTCCTCGCCCCACGCTCCGAACTACCCGACCCGCTGCCCTTCGTGCTGACCGTCGTCGTCATCGGCGTGGCGGTCGTCGCCCTCGCCGGCTGGATCGCGGTGCGCTCGGTGCGCACCGCCCGGACCGCGGAGCTGATCCGTGCCTGAAAAACCGATCTTCTCCCTGCGCGGCATCGGCGTGGACTACCCGACCCCCGCCGGGATCGTCACCGGCGTCGACGACGTCAGCATCGACGTCCCCGCCCGCGGCATGACCGTCCTCGCCGGACCGTCCGGCTCCGGCAAGTCGACCCTGCTGCGCGTACTCGGCCTGTTCGAACAACCCACCCGCGGCACCCTGACCTTCCAGGGCGCCGACATCCGCAAGCTCAAGCACCGCGAACGCCGCGCACTGCGCCGCCACCACCTCGGGCTGGTGTTCCAGAACCCCGCCGACAACCTGCTCGGCTACCTCCCGGTCGCCGAAAACCTCCGCGCCGCCGCCGAAGCCGCCGGCACCGACTGCAACCCCGACGACATCCTCGGCCAGCTCGGCCTCCACGGCACCGGCGACTGGAAGATCTCCGCCCTCTCCGGCGGGCAACAGCAACGCCTCGCCTTCGGCTGCGTCCTCGCCGCCCGCTCCACGGTGATCCTCGCCGACGAACCGACGTCCCAGCTCGACGAAGCCTCTGCCGACCTCGTCCTCGACACCCTGCGGTACCTGGTGGACCAGGACTTCGCGGTACTGGTCGCCTCCCACGACGACCGCCTCATCGACCTCGGCGCCCGGGTCGCCCGGCTCCACAAGGGCACCCTCGAACGCATCGAAGAACGGGAACCGCAGCCATGACCCTCGTCGAAGCCAAAGGCCTCCGCCGCAGCTTCACCCACCCCAGCGGCGACATCGAAGTCCTGCGCGGCCTCGAACTGCGCGTCGCCGCCGGCGAACTGGTCACCGTGTCCGGCCGCTCCGGCTCCGGCAAGAGCGCCCTGCTCGCGCTGCTGTGCGGCTTCGACTCCCCCGACTCCGGCTGCGTCCTCCTCGACGGCGTCCCCATCAGCGGCGCGCCCCCGTGGCACACCTGCGCCGTGCTCCCCCAAGCCCTCGGCCTGGCCAACGAACTGACCATCGCCGAGAACGTCGCCCTCCCCCTGCGGCTGCGCACCGACGTCCCCCGCCCCGCCGCCGCCCAGATCCACGCCCGCGTCACCGAACTCCTCGACGAACTCGGCATCGGCGAACTCGGCGACCGTTATCCGCTCGAGGTCTCCTTCGGTCAGCAGCAGCGAGTCGCACTCGCCCGTGCGGTCGCGGGGCGCCCGCGGGTCCTGCTCACCGACGAGCCGACCGCCCACCTCGACGCCGGCTCCACCCCCCGCGTCCTGCGGCTGCTGCGCCGCTGCGCGTCGGAGGGAGCGGCGGTCATCGTCGCGACCCACGACGACGAGGTCCACCGCATCGCCGACCGCCGCGTCCGCCTCCTCGACGGCGTGCTCACCGCCCTGCTCGACTGATCGATCAGGAATCGAGAAGCTCAGGTCAGCAGGCCGGGAATAGCGTCGTCGCCGTACCGCAAAGACGACCACAGGAGCACCGCGATGACCACCCAGGGGATCAAAACCGTCCTCCACCCCGTCACCGACCTGGCCGCGGCCAAAGCCGTCTACACCGCCCTGCTCGGCACCGAACCCCAGGCCGACGCGCCCTACTACGTCGGCTACGACACCGAAGGCCAGCACATCGGCCTGGTCCCCAACGGCGCCCAGCAGGGCATGACCGGCCCGGTCACCTACTGGCACGTCGACGACATCGCCGCGAAACTCGCCGAAGTGACCGCCGCCGGCGCCAAGGTCAAGGACGAGCCCAAGGACGTCGGCAACGGCCGCCTCGTCGCGACCTTCACCGACGCCGACGGCAACGTCCTCGGCCTGCTGCAGGACTAACCCAGCGCGGTGGCCCGGCTGACGTCCTCCCACGCCGCCAAGTCCGCCGCCAGCGCCTCGTGCTGCGCCCGGATCGCCTCCACCGCGTCCGCGCCCAGCGCGAGGCGCAGCGGAGCGTCAGGACTCCCGACCGCCCGGACGATCGCCGCCGCGGCCTTGGCCGGGTCGCCCGGCTGGGTGCCGTCCATCTGCTCCACCGCCTCCCGTGTGCCGGACGTCGACACCGCGTACGCCTCGATCGTGCGCGAGCGGTGCATGCGCCCACCCCCGAACTCCGTCCGGAACGCACCCGGCTCCACGATCAGCACCCGCACCCCGAACGGCGCCACCTCCGCCGCCAGCGCCCCCGAAATACCCTCCAGCGCGTACTTCGCCGCGCAATAAGCACCGAAGCCCGGCATCGACAGCTGCCCGCCCATCGAACTGATCTGCACGACCGTGCCGCTGCCCTGCGCCCGCAGGTGCGGCAGCACCGCCTTCGTCACCGCCACCGCGCCGAAGAACATCACGTCCAGCAGCCCGCGCAGCTCGGCCATCGTGAGCTCCTCGACCGCGCCGACCGAACCGTTGCCCGCGTTGTTCACCACGACGTCGATCCGCCCGAACGCCGCCAGCGCGGTCTTCACCGCCGCGTCGATCTGCCCCTCGTCGGTCACGTCCAGCGCCGCCGTCCGGACCCGGTCACCGCCACGCTCGACCAGATCCGCCAAGGTCTCCGGCCGCCGGGCGGTCGCCACCACGCGGTCACCCGCCGCCAGCGCGGCCAGCGCGATCTCCCGCCCGAACCCGGCCGAGCAGCCGGTGATCAACCAGACGCGGCCGTCGGTGTTCGTCATCTTTCCGTCCTCCCAGTGGTTTCCTCACCCCATCCTGCGGACGATCACCACCGGGGCGCCAACACCGGTCTCCTGCCACGGCTACAGTCAGAACCTGTGACCCCCGAGCTACGGCACCTGCGCTACTTCGTCGCCGTCGCCGACGAAACCAGCTTCACCCGCGCCGCCGCCGGCCTCCACATCGCCCAGCAGTCGCTCTCCCAGCAGATCACCGTCCTCGAACGCACCCTCGGCGCCCGCCTGTTCGACCGCGACGCCCGGGGCACCCGCCTCACCGCCGTCGGCGCACTGTTCCTCCCCGAAGCCCGCGCGGTACTCACCCGCGCCGACGAAGCCGTCGCCACCCTCGGCCGCGCCGTCCGCGGCGAAATCGGCACCGCCCGGCTCGCCTTCCTCACCACCACCGCCAACTACCTGCTGCCCCCGATCGTCCGCGCCGTCCGCCAACGATTCCCCGGCCTCACCGTCACCACCGCCGAAGCGTCCATCGCCGAACTCGTCGACGGCCTCCGCCACCACCGCTTCGACCTGGCCTTCACCCGCCCACCCCTGGTCGACGACCTCACCACGCGCACGCTGCTCACCGAAGAAGTCTGCGCCGTCCTGCCCGCCGACCACCCCCTCGCCACCCGTACCGCACTGAAGCTCGCGGACCTCGCCGCCGAACCGTGGGTCCTCACCCCGCGCACCAGCTGGGAACCCTGGCACCGCGCCTACGACGACGACTTCGCCGCCGCCGGCTTCACCCCGAACGTCGTCCAGCGCGCCGCCACCGTCCAAGGACTCCTCGGCCTCGTCGCCGCCGGCGTCGGCGTCACCCGCCTGACCCGCTCCTCGCACAGCCTCCGCCGGAGCGGAGTCGCGTTCGTCCCGTTGGAAGGCGACGTCGCCCGCACCGAACTCGTCTGGTCACCTGCCAACGACAACCCCGCCATCCGCACCATCACCGACGTCGCCGCCGAACTCGCCGCGACCACCGACCTCACCGAAGCCGGCTAGGGTCGGTATCAAAGTCGGTGTCGGTGTGGACTGCCAGCGGGTGGTCCGCCGACGTCTTGAATGACTCATTCAGGACCTCCGAGGACCTGAATGAGTCATTCAAGACCTTTGACCTGGCGAACACGGCGGCAGCGCGGCGGGCGAGGCGTCGACGGTCTGCCGGAACCCGGGATCACGGTCGCCGAACGGCCCTGAACGATTTCGATACAGGCACTAGGCCTGATCCACTTCACGGGCGCCGACCACCCGAACCGTAGAATCGACGCCGATGCGACGTCTTCGGTGGTACTGGGGGGCACTGGTCCTCGTCTGCGTGGCCCTGCTGATCGGCTCCTTCGTCTTCTTCGGCTCCGAAAGCAAAAACGGGCAACCCCAGCCCCGCCAAGGCCCACCCGGCACCGGCCCGCTCACCGTCGTCGCCATGGGCGACAGCACCGTCTCCGGCGAAGGCGCCGGCCAGTACACCGCCACCACCAACGGCCAAGGCGGCAACTGGTGCCACCGCTCACCCAACGCCTTCGTCGAAAAGATCGACATCCCCGGCATCACCGCCCACGTCAACCTCGGCTGCTCCGGCGCCCCCGCCGAACAGGTCGCCCTCGGCGACACCAAGCAGTGGACCGAAGGCTCCCAAGCCCAGCAGCTCGCCACCCTCGTCAAGGACCACCGCGTCGCCGCCGTCGTCATCGCCGTCGGCGCCAACGACGAACCCAAGTTCTCCAACCAGGTCACCGAATGCTTCAAAGCCTGGTTCGACCCCGGCGGCCCGCCCTGCAGCGAAGCGCTCAAGCAAAGCTGGCAGTCCAAAGTGGACGCCATGGTGCCCAAGGTCGCGACCGCCGTCTCCGACGTCAAGAAAGTCCTCGCCCAAGCCGGCTACGTCCCCGCCGACTACCAGCTCGTCCTGCAGTCCTACGCCGCACCCATCGGCCCGGACCTGCCCGAAGACCTGCGCACCCTCAACGGCTGCCCGTTCCGCGTCGAAGACCTCCGCTGGATCTCCCAGACCGGGATCGGCGTCCTCTCCTCCGGCCTGAAAGCGGCCGCACAGCAGACCGGCGCCCGGTTCCTCGACCTCGCCAAGGCCGGCGTCAAGCACGAAGCCTGCAGCGGCGGCGCCAACCCCGCGACGGAGTGGTTCACCCGCCTCACCCTGCAGCTGTCCGACCTCGGCCAAGCCGACCGGGCCGGGCACGCGCTGCAGGAGTCGTTCCACCCCAACGCCGCCGGGCACGCGGCGATCGCCAACTGCCTCACGGAGTTCATCGCGGCCCGCGAAGGGAACGCCTCCTGCCTCGCCGGGGCGGACGGGAAGCTGCACTCGGCCCCGGAGGTCGTGGCCCGCTGAGCCCTCCCCGGTCTGTAGCGGGGGTTTCCTCAGGTGCTATGACGGCTTTTCAAGCCTGCCAGGCGGTATAGGGCGTTATACACTTAAAGATCGAGTGCTGCTCGCAACGCGATGTCGATGCGCTCCTGGACTTCCAGGTCGATCTCGGCGATCCGCTCGTCGAACCACGGCCGGTAGAGCCGGGTCAGGTTGAGTGTCGACACCCAGTAGCGCGCGTCGATCGCGACGCCGAGGATGTCCTGCGGGTCACGTTCGAGCAGCTCGGTACCGAGCAGCCAGGGCCGCTCGGATTCGTTCACCCCGTCCGAGGACAGCAGCACGACCGTGCGCTGCCGGGCCGGATCGGTCGGGGGGTGGTACGTCCAGACTTCACCCCTGCGCACGCAGATCCTTTTCCGCCGCGGTGCGCTCGGCCTCGTCCGATTCCGCGACGGCCGGCTCCGGCTTCCGCGGGGTGTATCCCGTGCGAACCGCCTCGCGCCTGGCTGCCTTCGACAGCCAGGACGAGACCGAGATTCCGTGGGCTTTCGCGGCTCGTTCGGCGAATTCCAGCGCGCCGCTGTCCAGCGAAAGCGTGACCTTACGTGTTGCCATACCTTTTACCGTACCAGTGCTCCGGCCCCCGGACGGGCCGCCGGCGTCAGAACGTCGGCGAACGTCCCTCGAACGGCGTAGAGAGCACCACCGTCGTCCGGGTCGAGACCTTCGCCGACTCGCGGATCCGGCGCAGCAGGTCCTCCAGCCCCAGCGGCGACGGGACGCGCACCAGCAGGATGTAGGACTCGTCGCCGGCCACCGAGTAGCACGACTCGATCTCCTTGATGTGCTGGATCCGCTGCGGGTAGTCGTCCGGCGCCGCCGGGTCGTTCGGCGTCAGCGAGATCAGCGCCGTCAGCGGCAGGCCGATCTGCTCGCCGTCGAGCCGCGCGGTGTAGCCGAGGATGACCCCGCGCTGCTCGAGGCGGCGCACCCGCTGGTGCACCGCCGACACCGACAGCCCGACCCGCTCGGCGAGGTCGGTGAAGCTGCGCCGGCCGTCGGCCGCGAGCTCCTGGACGATCGCCTGGTCCAGCGGCTCCAGGCCACCGGCCGTCATGCGTCCAGCACGACGAGCTCGTGCGGCTGGTTGTTGACCGACTCGACACCGTCCTCGGTGACGATCACGATGTCCTCGATCCGGGCGCCCCAGCGGTTCGGCTGGTAGATGCCCGGCTCGACGCTGAAGGCCATGCCCGGCTCCAGTGGCAGCGCGTTGCCGGCGATGATGTACGGCTCCTCGTGCACGTCCAGGCCGATGCCGTGGCCGGTGCGGTGGATGAAGTACTCGCCGAACCCGGCCTCGGCGATGACCTCGCGCGCGGCGGCGTCGACGGCCTCGGCGGTGACGTCCGGCTTGACCGCGGCCACCGCGGCGGCCTGGGCGCGCTGCAGCACCGCGTAGGTCTCGGCGACGTCGGCGTCGCGCGGCGTGCCGACGGCGTAGGTGCGGGTGGAGTCGGAGTTGTAGCCGGCGGGCAGCGGGCCGCCGATGTCGACGACCACGACGTCACCCTTCTCGATGACGCGGCCGGAGACGTCGTGGTGCGGGCTGGCGCCGTTCGGGCCCGAGCCGACGATCACGAAGTCCGCCTGGACGTGCCCCTCCTCGACGATGGCCGCGGCGATGTCGGCGCCGACCTCGGCCTCGGTGCGGCCGGGCCGCAGCCACTCGTGGACGCGGGCGTGCACGCGGTCGATCGCGGCGCCGGCCTCCCGCAGCGACGCGATTTCGGCGGCGTCCTTGCGCATCCGCAGTTCGCGCACGACCGGGCCGGCCAGCGTCTGCTCGGCCTCGCCGAGCGCGGCCCGCAGCGCCAGCACGTGCAGCGCCGGGGTGAAGTCGCTGACCGCGACGCGGCCGGGCTTGCCGAGCCGGTCGGCGACCAGCTTGTACGGGTCGTCGCCATCCACCCAGGTGAGCAGCTCGACGCCGAGCTCGTCGGTGGGGACGTCGGCGTACCCGGGCGCCTCCAGCTTCGGGACGACGAGCGCCGGGGTGCCGTCGGCGGGCACGACGAGGGTGGTCAGCCGCTCGAACGAGCCACCGGCCTGCCCGAGCAGGTACCGCAGGTCGGAGCCGGGCGCGATCAGCAGGGCGTCGGTGCCGGCGGCGGCCGCGGCGGTGCGGGCGCGGTCGAGGCGGGCGCGGAGGGCGGCGGCGTCGGGGGCTGGCGTGTGGAGGGATCGGCGCGACATGAGGGCGAGCCTAGCCGGGCGACGCCACCGGCCGGACGGCCTGGGGCCGCGACATGCCGGGCCGGGTGACGCGGCTCCCCTCCCCCGCCGGACTCGACCCCGGGGTGCGTCGCGCACCCCGGGTGACCGCCGGGCGTGGCAGGCTGTGCGGGTGACCGGATCCCTTGCCCTGCTCGACTCCGCGAGCCTGTACTTCCGTTCGTTCTTCGCCCTGCCCGACTCCATGCGCGCCGCGGACGGGACGCAGGTCAACGCCGTGCGCGGGTTCGCCGACACGATCGCGCGGATCCTCACCGACCGGCGGCCCGCCCGGCTCGTGTGCTGCCTGGACGCGGACTGGCGGCCGAAGTTCCGCACCGACCTGCTCCCCAGCTACAAGGCCCACCGGGTCGCCGAGGAGACCGGCAGCGGCCCGGACGTCGAAGAAGTGCCCGACACGCTCACCCCGCAGGTGCCGATCATCCTCGACCTCCTCGAGGCGTTCGGGTTCGCGACCGCGGAGGCGGCCGGCTACGAGGCCGACGACGTCATCGGCGCGCTGGCCACCCGGGAGAAGGCCGTCCCGGTCGAGGTGATCACCGGCGACCGCGACCTGTTCCAGCTGGTGCGCACCGAGCCGTCGCCCGCGTCGGTGATCTACGTCGGCAAGGGGTGGGCGAAGGCCGAAGTGCTGGGCCCGGCCGAAATCGCCGAGCGCTACAGCCTGCCCCGCGAGACGGCCGGACCGGCGTACGCGGACATGTCCGTGATGCGCGGCGACCCCTCCGACGGGCTCCCCGGCGTCGCCGGGATCGGCGAGAAGACCGCGGCGAAGCTGATCACGCAGTTCGGCTCGCTGGACGCACTGCTCGAGGCCGCCGCGGCCGGGGACTCCCGGGTCCCGCTCAAGACCCGGCTGCGGCTCTCCGACGCGGCCGACTACCTCGCGGTCGCCCCCACCGTCGTGCGGGTCGCCGTCGACGCGCCGGTCGAGCAGTCCCGCCCCGACACTGTGCCCGCGGCGCCCGCCGATCCTGAGCGGGTCGCCGAGCTCGCCGAACGGTGGAACCTGGGCAACTCCGTCGAACGGCTCCTCAAGGCCCTGCCCGGCGCCTAGAAGTGCGTGCCGCACCACGGTGCGGCGATCGTCGTGAACAGCTCGTCCGCCCGCGCCACCGCGGCCGGGTCGCGGACCTCGACGCGGCCCGCGTGCGCCAGCGCCGTGGCACTCCACTCCCCCAGGTACAGCATGCCGAGGGTGTCGACGTCGAGGGTCAGGTCCGCGGCGGCCCCGGTCCGCCGGGTACCGCCCGGCCCGACCTCGTAGTGGCCGGCGTTGGCGGGCAGCAGGCGGTCGGTCACCGCCAGCACCACCGGCTCGGCCGCCCGGTACGTCCGGGCCGCCAGCACCGCCGGGACGTCCACCGGCCGCAGCCACAGGTCGTCCTCGACGGCGAGCGTGGCCGAGTGCCGGTGGTCGGTCAGCATCGCCGACAACGGCTCGTCCACCGGGCGGTGGCGGGCGTGCACCGCGGAGACCAGGTCGACCGACAGCAGGAACCGCCAGAGGCCGGCCAGGGCGGCCGGGCCGTCGGCGTGCAGGTCGCGGACCTTCAGCACCGCGCCTTCGTCCGGTGCCTCCAGCGACCGGCGGCTCACGGTCTCGTAGACGACGAAGCCGTCATCCCCGTCCGGTCCACTGTGGACGGCCACGACGTGGTCGCCGTCCGGGCCGGCGAGCCGGTCGTGCATCACCGGCCACCACTGCGGCGGGCGGCCGATCGTGCCCGGACGGCGCCCGATCCGCCGGTACAGCGCGGGAATCTCCTTGACGGCCTCGTCCGGCGTCAGCATCCGCACCTCGCCCGAAAGCGCGACGCGCTCGTGCAGCCGGGCCGCCGGCCGCGCCACCCGGATCGTCTTGCCCAGCGCGGCCGAGCCGTAGCCGAAGCGGCCGTAGATCGTGGGCTCACTGGCGTGCAGGACCGCCAGCGGCAGCCCGCGCGCGGCGATGTCGGCCAGCTGGACGCGCATCAGCTCGGTGAGCACCCCGCGGCGAGTGCGATCCGCGCGCACCCCGACGCCGTCGACCGCGGCCGCCGCCAGCGCCCGGCCACCGGGCACGGTGAGGTCGGTGTCGAAGGAACTGGCGATCCCGATCGGGGTGTCGCCGTCGAACGCGCCGAACTTGTGCGCCGCCGGCCACGAAACCCCGAAGCGGGACCAGAGGTCGTCGCTGACGCGGTTGCTGTGCAGGGAACGGCCGAGCAGGTCGAACGTGCTGCGGCGCTCGTCCTCGGTGACGGGGCGGACGTCGAAGGCGGTCATGCCTCCGATCTTGCCGCCCGCCGCGGGCGACGGCACCTCGTTTAAAAGTGGGAGCCGCTCCACGGCACCGACCGGGTGCCGAACAGCGTGTCCGCGGCCGGCGGCGCGGCGGCGTCCCGCACCTCGATCCGGCCCACACCGGCCAGCGCCGAAGCCTTCCAGGTGCCGAGGTACAGCATCGCGAGCGTGGTGACGTCGAGCCGCAGGGCAGCGGGCCCGTCGCCGCGCTCGGCCCCGTTCGGGGTGATCCGGTAGGTGCCGCTGTTGCCGGGCAGCAGCGGATCCGTGACCTCGACGACGACCGGCTCACCCGGCCCGTACTCCCGTGCGCCCAGCGCTTTCGGGACGTCGACGAGCCGGATCCAGTGCTCGTCGCCGATCCGGTTGTCGGTCAGCCGGCGGTGGTCCGCCAGCAACAGCTCGATCGGCTCGTCGAGCGGACGTTCCTCGGCCACGATCCGGTCCACCAGGTCCACGCCGAGCAGGAACCGCCACAACCCGGCGAACGCGGCCGGCGTGGCGGCGAACAGGTCCGGGACCTCCAGGTCCTTGGTCCACGGGTACGCCTGAAGACCCTCGACGAAGAAGGTGGCGAACCCGTCCGGCCCGTCGGGACCGTGGTGCACCACCGCTTTCATCGGCTGGCTGCGGCGCCGGCACTGGGCCTCGTAGAGCCGCCACAGCACCTCCGGCCGCGACATCATCCCCGGCCGGCGCCCGATGCGGTCGTAGACGCCGGGGAGGGCTTCCCAGGCCTGGTCGGCGTTCAGCAGCTCGATCTCGCCGCCGGCGGGGGCGTCCGGCCGCAGCCGGGCCCGCGCGCGGTCGACGTGGTAGGTGCGGTTCCGGGTCGCCAGGCCGTAGCCGAACCGGCCGTAGATGCCGGCCTCGGACGCCAGCAGGTTCGCGCACACCACACCACGCTCGGAGAACTCCTCCAGCTGCGCCGCCATCAGCGCGCGCAGCACGCCGCGGCGGGTCCGGTCCGCGCGGACGCCGACGCCGGTGACGCCGGCCATCGGCACCCGCGCCCCGCCCGGGACGGTCAGCTCCGCGTCGAAGAACCGGGCCGTGCCGATGAGTTCCGGGTCGAACGCGCCGATCGCCCCGCCCGGCTGGTACGCGCGCCCGGAGCGCTCCCATTCCGCGTCGGTGGCCGGGGCGACGTGCACGGTGTCGCGGAACAGGTCGCTCGCGGCGCGGTGCTCGTCGGTGTGCAGCGTCCG is a genomic window of Amycolatopsis lexingtonensis containing:
- a CDS encoding ABC transporter ATP-binding protein, encoding MPEKPIFSLRGIGVDYPTPAGIVTGVDDVSIDVPARGMTVLAGPSGSGKSTLLRVLGLFEQPTRGTLTFQGADIRKLKHRERRALRRHHLGLVFQNPADNLLGYLPVAENLRAAAEAAGTDCNPDDILGQLGLHGTGDWKISALSGGQQQRLAFGCVLAARSTVILADEPTSQLDEASADLVLDTLRYLVDQDFAVLVASHDDRLIDLGARVARLHKGTLERIEEREPQP
- a CDS encoding ABC transporter ATP-binding protein, whose product is MTLVEAKGLRRSFTHPSGDIEVLRGLELRVAAGELVTVSGRSGSGKSALLALLCGFDSPDSGCVLLDGVPISGAPPWHTCAVLPQALGLANELTIAENVALPLRLRTDVPRPAAAQIHARVTELLDELGIGELGDRYPLEVSFGQQQRVALARAVAGRPRVLLTDEPTAHLDAGSTPRVLRLLRRCASEGAAVIVATHDDEVHRIADRRVRLLDGVLTALLD
- a CDS encoding VOC family protein, with the protein product MTTQGIKTVLHPVTDLAAAKAVYTALLGTEPQADAPYYVGYDTEGQHIGLVPNGAQQGMTGPVTYWHVDDIAAKLAEVTAAGAKVKDEPKDVGNGRLVATFTDADGNVLGLLQD
- a CDS encoding oxidoreductase, with the translated sequence MTNTDGRVWLITGCSAGFGREIALAALAAGDRVVATARRPETLADLVERGGDRVRTAALDVTDEGQIDAAVKTALAAFGRIDVVVNNAGNGSVGAVEELTMAELRGLLDVMFFGAVAVTKAVLPHLRAQGSGTVVQISSMGGQLSMPGFGAYCAAKYALEGISGALAAEVAPFGVRVLIVEPGAFRTEFGGGRMHRSRTIEAYAVSTSGTREAVEQMDGTQPGDPAKAAAAIVRAVGSPDAPLRLALGADAVEAIRAQHEALAADLAAWEDVSRATALG
- a CDS encoding LysR substrate-binding domain-containing protein, whose protein sequence is MTPELRHLRYFVAVADETSFTRAAAGLHIAQQSLSQQITVLERTLGARLFDRDARGTRLTAVGALFLPEARAVLTRADEAVATLGRAVRGEIGTARLAFLTTTANYLLPPIVRAVRQRFPGLTVTTAEASIAELVDGLRHHRFDLAFTRPPLVDDLTTRTLLTEEVCAVLPADHPLATRTALKLADLAAEPWVLTPRTSWEPWHRAYDDDFAAAGFTPNVVQRAATVQGLLGLVAAGVGVTRLTRSSHSLRRSGVAFVPLEGDVARTELVWSPANDNPAIRTITDVAAELAATTDLTEAG
- a CDS encoding GDSL-type esterase/lipase family protein gives rise to the protein MRRLRWYWGALVLVCVALLIGSFVFFGSESKNGQPQPRQGPPGTGPLTVVAMGDSTVSGEGAGQYTATTNGQGGNWCHRSPNAFVEKIDIPGITAHVNLGCSGAPAEQVALGDTKQWTEGSQAQQLATLVKDHRVAAVVIAVGANDEPKFSNQVTECFKAWFDPGGPPCSEALKQSWQSKVDAMVPKVATAVSDVKKVLAQAGYVPADYQLVLQSYAAPIGPDLPEDLRTLNGCPFRVEDLRWISQTGIGVLSSGLKAAAQQTGARFLDLAKAGVKHEACSGGANPATEWFTRLTLQLSDLGQADRAGHALQESFHPNAAGHAAIANCLTEFIAAREGNASCLAGADGKLHSAPEVVAR
- a CDS encoding Lrp/AsnC family transcriptional regulator — its product is MTAGGLEPLDQAIVQELAADGRRSFTDLAERVGLSVSAVHQRVRRLEQRGVILGYTARLDGEQIGLPLTALISLTPNDPAAPDDYPQRIQHIKEIESCYSVAGDESYILLVRVPSPLGLEDLLRRIRESAKVSTRTTVVLSTPFEGRSPTF
- a CDS encoding M24 family metallopeptidase; translation: MSRRSLHTPAPDAAALRARLDRARTAAAAAGTDALLIAPGSDLRYLLGQAGGSFERLTTLVVPADGTPALVVPKLEAPGYADVPTDELGVELLTWVDGDDPYKLVADRLGKPGRVAVSDFTPALHVLALRAALGEAEQTLAGPVVRELRMRKDAAEIASLREAGAAIDRVHARVHEWLRPGRTEAEVGADIAAAIVEEGHVQADFVIVGSGPNGASPHHDVSGRVIEKGDVVVVDIGGPLPAGYNSDSTRTYAVGTPRDADVAETYAVLQRAQAAAVAAVKPDVTAEAVDAAAREVIAEAGFGEYFIHRTGHGIGLDVHEEPYIIAGNALPLEPGMAFSVEPGIYQPNRWGARIEDIVIVTEDGVESVNNQPHELVVLDA
- a CDS encoding 5'-3' exonuclease, coding for MTGSLALLDSASLYFRSFFALPDSMRAADGTQVNAVRGFADTIARILTDRRPARLVCCLDADWRPKFRTDLLPSYKAHRVAEETGSGPDVEEVPDTLTPQVPIILDLLEAFGFATAEAAGYEADDVIGALATREKAVPVEVITGDRDLFQLVRTEPSPASVIYVGKGWAKAEVLGPAEIAERYSLPRETAGPAYADMSVMRGDPSDGLPGVAGIGEKTAAKLITQFGSLDALLEAAAAGDSRVPLKTRLRLSDAADYLAVAPTVVRVAVDAPVEQSRPDTVPAAPADPERVAELAERWNLGNSVERLLKALPGA
- a CDS encoding GNAT family N-acetyltransferase, which gives rise to MTAFDVRPVTEDERRSTFDLLGRSLHSNRVSDDLWSRFGVSWPAAHKFGAFDGDTPIGIASSFDTDLTVPGGRALAAAAVDGVGVRADRTRRGVLTELMRVQLADIAARGLPLAVLHASEPTIYGRFGYGSAALGKTIRVARPAARLHERVALSGEVRMLTPDEAVKEIPALYRRIGRRPGTIGRPPQWWPVMHDRLAGPDGDHVVAVHSGPDGDDGFVVYETVSRRSLEAPDEGAVLKVRDLHADGPAALAGLWRFLLSVDLVSAVHARHRPVDEPLSAMLTDHRHSATLAVEDDLWLRPVDVPAVLAARTYRAAEPVVLAVTDRLLPANAGHYEVGPGGTRRTGAAADLTLDVDTLGMLYLGEWSATALAHAGRVEVRDPAAVARADELFTTIAAPWCGTHF
- a CDS encoding GNAT family N-acetyltransferase, yielding MSDFEIRTLHTDEHRAASDLFRDTVHVAPATDAEWERSGRAYQPGGAIGAFDPELIGTARFFDAELTVPGGARVPMAGVTGVGVRADRTRRGVLRALMAAQLEEFSERGVVCANLLASEAGIYGRFGYGLATRNRTYHVDRARARLRPDAPAGGEIELLNADQAWEALPGVYDRIGRRPGMMSRPEVLWRLYEAQCRRRSQPMKAVVHHGPDGPDGFATFFVEGLQAYPWTKDLEVPDLFAATPAAFAGLWRFLLGVDLVDRIVAEERPLDEPIELLLADHRRLTDNRIGDEHWIRLVDVPKALGAREYGPGEPVVVEVTDPLLPGNSGTYRITPNGAERGDGPAALRLDVTTLAMLYLGTWKASALAGVGRIEVRDAAAPPAADTLFGTRSVPWSGSHF